TCTTGTTCACTCTGACGCAAGGCTGCTTGGGATTGCTTATATTCTGTGATGTCGCGGGTCGCTGCATAAATCATCTGGTTTTCACCCCAGAGTACAGATTTCCATGTTAGCCATTTGTAGGAACCGTCCTTGCAGCGATAACGATTCTCAAAGTTAATTACATTTTTATGATGTAATTGCTGAGCTGCCGCAATCGTTGCTTCTTGATCGTCTGGATGGACAAACTCGATGAAGGGCTGGGCGTAAAGTTCTTCAGGCGTAAATCCGAGAGTTTCTTCCCAGGCTGGATTGAGGTGCTTGAAATAGCCATCGACTCCAGCAATACATAGCATATCTAAGGACAGCCTAAAAAAATTTTCTGCTTCTTGGAGGGTATTTGATTCTTTCCGGGACTGTACCGCTAATTTTGCTTCTAACTCAGCTACTTGCTGGCGTAAGGTTGCCAACTCCTGAATCATGAATTGATAAGTTGTGGCATTGAGAGTAACTGTTTGCTCAGACATTGTTGGTTATACCATTTTGGATTGGGTTAATTTCCTTTGTGGGACGGATAGACAGGGTTAGGACAGTAGAATTGGGACAATAATGTGGTATATAGCTTTAACGAAATCGGGTTACGTTGGAACATTTGGTAAATTTGGTTGGAAGATGAATCGCCAATGTCGGGATTTTGCTGTGATAGCCTCTGGATCAGTTGGATGTGACGGATTAGCAGATCGGTCGGTTGAAGTTTTGGACTAGTTGAGGGGATGAAGCCGTCTGCATCGATTGTGTGGGGTTGGGAAGCGATCGCCTTATTTGAGTTAGCAATTATGAGACTTTGCCTGTCAGAAATATGTTCTAATGAACAATTCACCGGAATCTGAATCCAAAATTCTGTCCCTTGACCTGGTTGTGAACGACACTGGAGAATTCCTCGATGCCTGTCCACAACAATTTGATGGCTAATTGCCATGCCTAAACCTGTTCCTTTGCCAATCTCTTTTGTGGTGAAGAAGGGATCGTAAATGCGCTGTATCACATCCTCCGTCATGCCCGGCCCATTATCAGCAATGCGAATCGAAATCCACTGATCGTCGAGGATTTCGGTGCGAATGTAAATGGTGGGTAAAGTGGATTGTTCTGAATTGTCTCCACTCCATGTCCTACACCCTACTTTTTCTTCTAGGGCGTCGATCGCATTCGCTAGGATGTTCATAAATACCTGATTCAATTGACCGGGGTAGCACTCAACCAAGGGAAGTTTGCCGTATTCTTTGACAACTGTAATTTCGGGATGATAGGCAGAGGCTTTGAGACGATGGCGGAGAATCATGAGTGTCCCGTTGATGCCATCGTGGATGTTGACAGCTTTCATTTGGGCTTCGTCATGCCGAGAGAAGTTTTTCAGAGATTGCACAATCTCGACAATGCGATCAGTACCAAGCTTCATCGAGTCCAGCAGTTTCGGAAGATCTTGCATGAGAAATTCCACATCGATACTATCTAGCTCTGATTGCAGTTCGGCAGGAGCAACAGGTAAAAATTTTTGATAGTCTTGCAGCAATTGCAGCAGGTCTTTGGCATACTCTGCAACATACTTCAAGTTACCGCAAATAAAGTTGACCGGATTGTTGATTTCGTGGGCAACTCCGGCGATAAGTTGCCCTAAGCTTGACATTTTTTCGCTTTGGATTAACTGAGTTTGTGCTAGTTGTAAATCCTGAAGGGCTTGCTGAAGTTTCTCTGTTTGGGCTTTGGCCTCGGCGGCTGCTTGACAGCTTTGCTCGTAAAGTAAAGCCTTTTCAATCGCGATCGCTGTTTGCGAGGCAAAGATACTAACCAGTTTGAGGTGTTCGGTGGTGTAAGCATCGGTTTTTTGCGTACCAATGGCGATCGCTCCCAGTACCCGCTCCTTGGTTCGCAATGGCACACAAATCAAAGCTCTAAAATTTTCCTGTCCCTGTAATCGAGGATCTGCCTGGACATCATTGATCAGTTCTGCCCGGTTAGATTGGACAATGTTGCCAATGATTCCTTTGCCTAGTTCTGGGTAGCCGTGAGCAAAAAACAGTCCAAATTCGGCAATGCTTTCAAAAGCCATTGCATTGGGACTCAACAGCAGGATAATCCCGGCAGAGGATTCAATTAATTGACTTATTTCTTGGAGTACGAGTTGAGCTATTTGTCGCACATCTAAACTTGCTGTGATTTGAGTCGAGATGTCTTCAAACAAATCTATTTCTTGATATCGCTCTAGTAATTCTTTGGCGAGTTCCTTTTTCTCCGCTTCCTGTTTTGCCAGAAACGAGAGCAAGGTTGCGAGTAAAGTAGCCTGTTCTCCTCCCACAACCCAACCAATAACTTTTCCTGATACCTTAACTGGATATCGATTGTCGGAAGTAGGCTTACCAATGCTGATCAAGTTTCTGCCATCTATCTCCTCAACAGCAATAGCAATGTTGAGCGTAGCGGCTAATTCCTGAACAAAAGACCACAATTCTTGTTTATGAAGAATCTTTTTGAGACTAACTGGGGACATGAAACACCTCCGTCTCTACTAAAACGTTTGAATTCTCAACTTTAGCTTTGACTGGAATCGTAATAGTAAACTCTGTCCCTTGTTTCGGAACTGAGTTAACGCTGATCATGCCACCACGGTATAATTCCATGCTGTAGAAGCGAACAATTCCTGGAATCTCTAAATTTTTGGCGGTCGCATACTGGTTGCGAAACTCTAACAGGTCAAAGGTGGGATAGTCTCGTCTGAGCAGTTTAATGATCACAGGCTGTCGATCTGCCTCTCGCAGTTCCCAATAAACCACTGTCCTGGAACCATAATAGAGTTCCTCACCTAAACAATATCCGGGAATTGCGAGTGTTAAATCTACTGCTGTATCCATATTTACTGGCGACCTGTCAGATGTCCACTTCTAGGAGTCAGTATGCCCATTTGTATGTATGATCTAACAAGGCAATACTATGATTGCTCTCACAAAAATCTGCAATTCCCTTCATTAGAGATTTGCGTCAGTTCAATGAGCATCTCTCATGAATAAGAGGAATTCCCAACTGAATAATAGACACTCAAGAGGAAGTTCCTATCGAGGTTACTCACGAAGAAAGGTTGATGTTCGAGAGTTGAGGAAAAGGTTTTTAATAGTCTGCGAAGGAGAAAAGACTGAACCTAACTATTTTAGAAGCTTTCGCTAGGATAATTTTATTTTCTCTTTTAATATAAAAACTTAATTCTTGGCGTCTTGGCGGTTCGTTCTTCATCCTTAATTTGTGTAAAGCCAATTTTGTTAGTAGAGTAATCAGGATTGTCAGCAAAAATCAATAATACTAGACATGCTGAAAGTATAAATCATCATTTTTGATGGTTTTGATGAACTGGATGCGATCGCTCAGTTTGAATTTTTGCCAACCAACCATCAACAATCAACATTTTAATTTTAGATACAACGGTTGCCAAAATTATGCTTTTCGTTACAGAATTTGGAGCAGCAATATTATTTTGCTTACTTTGTTTGTAGGAAAAAATTATAGAGTAAATCGCTAATTCTCTGCTATAATCCACGCTAAAAAACAAGAATTAACTACAGTTTTTCGGTAATTGATTATGCCAAAAAACAGACACTTTGGCTACAAATTGACTTTTTGAAAAAAGACAATTTTGAACAACTTTACAAAAATAATTATGAGCAAAATAAAGTTAGAAAAGCAGACTGATGATTTGTGCTCGGAGACGACTAATGGTAGCTCTCACAGAGAACGCTCAACATAAACGACTTACTATACAAACTGTCGAAATCGCTCCTAACACAACGGCGATTCGTTCGCTTGATTGGGATCGTGATCGCTTTGATATCGAATTTGGTCTCCAAAACGGTACAACTTACAATTCATATCTAATTAAAGGTGATCGCATTGCCTTGGTGGATACTTCTCACACCAAGTTTCGCCACCTGTATTTAGAGACTCTTAAGAAACTGGTTAACCCAAAAGCAATTGATTACATTATTGTCAGCCATACAGAGCCAGACCATAGTGGCTTGGTTGAAGACGTTCTCCAATTAGCACCCAGAGCCACTGTCTTAGCGTCGAAAGTTGCACTCCAGTTTCTGGAAAATTTAGTTCATGACCCCTTCTCAAAGCGAATTGTCAAAAGTGGCGATCGCGTAGACTTAGGCCAGGGACACGAAATTGAATTTGTGAGTGCGCCTAACCTGCATTGGCCAGACACCATCTTCAGCTATGATCGCAAAACCCAAACTCTGTTCACCTGTGACGCCTTTGGGATGCACTATTGTAGTGATGACACTTTTGATGTCAACCTAGAGGCAATTGAACCCGACTTTAGATTTTATTATGATTGCCTGATGGGGCCGAATGCTCGTTCGCTGCTGAATGCAATGAAAAAAATGAACGAACTAGGCAACATCAAAATTATTGCTAACGGTCATGGTCCCCTACTCTACCACCATCTAGGTATACTCAAAGAGTGCTACCAAGGTTGGAGCCAAAGACAAGCCAAGACAGAGACAATTGTTGGGATGTTTTATGTCTCTGATTATGGCTATGGCGATCGCATTGCTCAAGCGATTTCTCAAGGCGTCCAGAAAACTGGCGTTGGTGTGGAAATCATGGATTTGACAACCGCAGAAATCCAAGAAATCCAAGAATTAGCAGGTCGCTCATCTGGGATTATTGTTGGTATGCCACCAACAGCCAACGCTGCGGCACAAGCTGCAATTAGTGCGCTTTTGGGTGTAGTCAAAGACAAGCAAGTCATTGGGTTTTTTGAATGTTACGGCGGTGACGATGAACCCATCGATCCGTTACGCAGAAGATTCATTGACTTTGGCGTCAAAGAAGCCTTCCCAGCAATTCGTATAAAAGAAACTCCTTCCCCAGTCACATACCAACTGTGTGAAGAAGCAGGTACTGACTTGGGACAAATGCTAGTCCGCGAACGCAACATCAAGCAAATTAAGTCTATCGACGTTAATTTAGAAAAAGCACTAGGTCGGATTAGCAGCGGACTCTACATTATTACCGCCAACAAGAACGGTGTCCAAGGCGCGATGCTTGCTTCTTGGGTAGCCCAAGCTAGTTTACAACCTTTAGGATTTACAGTTTCTGTCGCCAAAGACCGAGCAATTGACTCCCTATTGCAAGTCGGCGATAAATTTGTCCTCAATGTGCTAGAAGAAGGAAACTATCAGGAACTGAAAAAACACTTCCTCAAGCGTCTGCTTCCTGGTGCAGACAGATTTGCGGGAGTGAGAACTCAAACAGCTAAAAACGGTTCCCTAATTCTCACAGACGCTCTTGCTTACATGGAATGCGAAGTCAAGAGCAGCATGGAATGCAGCGACCACTGGTTATTGTACTGCACCGTCACTGATGGTCGAGTTTCCAAACCCGACGGATTAACAGCAGTTCGCCATCGTAAGGTAGGCAACTATTACTAAGGGTGTGAGAAGTATGAGGGTGTGAGGGTATGAGAAGAAAAGGCATTATATATCTTCTTTACTCCCCACACTCCCCCACTCCCCCACTCCCCACATTCCTCACACTCCCCCACTCCTCACACTCCTCAGACTCCCCACACTCCTATCTCCAAAAATCCCCTCCCCTCACGTAAATACCTATGACCAATCCCAATCCTCGTGATGTGCAGGTTTTACCAATTGCGACAAATACAACTGTGCTGCGCGCGCAGTTGGACACGCCTGCGGTTTGAAATTGAATATGCACTAGCTAGAGGTACAACCTCTAACTCTTACGTAATCAGTGGTGATAAAGTTGCAGTTATCGATCCACCACCGGAAACTTTCAGCTTAATTTATTTAGATGCACTCAGGCAGTGTTTGAATGATTGGGAACGGTTGGATTATGTGATTATCGGTCACTTTAATCCTAACCGCGTCGCCACGCTCAAAGCACTTTTAGATCTAGTTCCCAAACTCACTTTTGTTTGTTCCCTTCCCTGTGCTGCTAATTTACGAGCAACTTTCCCCAATCGTGAACTGAAAATTATGACGATGCGAGGGAAAGAAACCCTTGATTTGGGTAAGGGTCATGTTTTGAGATTCTTTCCTATCCCCAGTCCGCGCTGGCCAACAGGACTTTGTACCTACGACGAGCAAACTCAAATTCTCTACTCAAATAAGCTATTTGGAGCGCATCTTTGCGGTGATGAAGTCTTTGATGAAGACTGGGATCTGCTCAAAGAAGACCAGCGCTACTATTTTGACTGTTTGATGGCTCCCCATGCAACTCACGTGCAAGCTGCTTTAGAGAAATTATCAGAACTACAAGTGAGAATGTATGCTACTGTTCACGGGCCATTGATTCGCTACGGCTTGTTGGAATTAGCCAAAGCTTACGAAATCTGGAGTCAGTCACAAACTGAGCGTGAAATTAGTGTTGCCTTGCTTTATGCTTCAGCTTATGGTAATACTGCCACTCTTGCCCAAGCCTTTGCCTTGGGACTAACTAAAGGTGGAGTTGCTGTCGAGTCGATTAACTGCGAATTTGCTCAACCTGATGAAATTCGCGCTGCGATCGAAAAGTGTGATGGCTTTATTATGGGTTCTCCTACTATTGGTGGGAATGCACCTACACCGATTCATACAGCTTTGGGTATTGTTCTCGCTGTTGGTGACAACACCAAACTGGCTGGTGTCTTTGGTTCCTACGGTTGGAGTGGTGAAGCCTTTGATTTAATTGAAGGCAAACTCAAAGATGCTGGTTATAAGTTTGGGTTTGAAACCTTAAAAGCAAGGTTTAAACCTACAGATGTCACCCTCAAAGAATGTGAAGAAATGGCGACAGATTTTGCTCAAGCCTTAAGAAGAGCGAAAAAACCACGTTTGACCCAAGCAGCAGCTACGCCTATGGAACAGGCTGTCGGTCGCATCGTTGGTTCTGTTTGCGTTGTCACAGCTAAGCAAGGTGAAGTTTCTACGGGTATGTTGGGAGCTTGGGTATCACAAGCAACTTTCAATCCCCCGGGAATTTCTGTTGCGATCGCCAAAGAACGAGCTGTTGAATCTATTCTGCATACAGGCGGCAAATTTGTTTTGAATATCTTGGGTGAAGAAAATTACCAAGATTATATGAAACACTTCCGCAAAAACTTTGCCCCAGGAGAAGATAGATTTAAGGACTTTTCCACAGCAGTTGCAGATAACGGCGCTGCCATTCTCACTGACTCTATAGCTTACCTGGAATGTTCAGTTAACAAACGCATGGAATGCGGCGATCATTGGGTTGTTTATGCCGTTGTTGACAATGGTAAGTTATTGCAACCCGATAGCGTAACGGCTATCCATCATCGCAAAGCCGGCAATCATTATTAATTTAGTTGTTGGTTGGTAGTTGGTGGTTATTTGGAATCATCAACTACTAATTTAACCCGTCAGAATAAGGTGTTCCAGAGTGAACTAGTCAAGGGTACAAATAAATTAACCAATTGGATAATTGCCAGGATTGACAGCATGAATAAACTCACTGCCTGACGTAGGAAAACCTCGTTTATAACATGCTTCTTGTGGTTGACCCCATCCCAACTGCAAAATTATTTCTAAAAAGTTAGATTTTTCAAAACAACATATATTTGCCCATTCTGTTCTTTGGGCAATTCTATCAACGTCAGCTTTAATTATTTGTTGATATTGCTTACCATTATTAACACTCAAATATAAATTCATTTCTAAAGTGACTTCATTCCAAAATTTCAAAAGCGAATTTTTTGCCGCTTTTAATATATCTAAGTCACCAGATAAAGCTATCAATTGCGAGTCTACTTCGGGATAACTAATGGTTTTGCCTTTAACAGTTACCTCACGCCAAATAATGCCAGAGACGAGATATTCTTTTTGATATTCATGGATAGCTGCTTTAAAATCTTGATAGGCAGTGAACTTTTGTAGCCCATCTGTTCTAATAAATTGATCAATAACAGGATTGCCAGAGACATTTACCTCTAATTTGAGGCGATCGCCCTTTAAGCAAGCTTGGCGTTCGGCTGCCAAAATTTTAATTAAATCCTCTGTAGTATAAACCTTTGACACCATAAAGCACTTCATTAGTCATTGGTCAATGGTCATTTGTCATTTGTCATTAGTCATTAGTCATTAGTCATTTGTCATTGGTTATTCTCCTTTACTTTCTATGCTGATTTGGATATTTTCTCTGATACTTTTTGAATATGCAGTAGCAAGTTGTACTAAAAATTTAGGGCAGACTAAATTTGTCTGCCCCGAGATTTATTGTGTCAACTCACTATTTAACTCATTGAAGGAACGCCGTTTTAATTCCAATGATTTGGAACTTGGTAATAAATCAAACACTTCCCGCAGTCGAGCATCTACTTCTTCATACGGTACTTGACCTGTCTTATTCAAGACTAATTTTCCGGACTGATCAAACAGGGCAATTTGTGGAACGCTACCAGAGTAATAATAACCTGGCTCTGTGGAATTATAGGTTTGCGTGGGTAAAATCGTATCTACATTGACAGGAATTATCTCTGTAGCAATACCATAAAATGCTTGCAAACGTGAGACAACAATTGCATATTCTTTGCAATCACTACTGTCATCAACATAGAAAACCAATAATGCTGGTTTATGTTCCTTTAAGGCTGTTGCTAGTGTAGCTCTGGGTGGAACCAGTGAACCATTACCAGCATAAACTACAAAGACGTTGCCATCATACTTGTCATCTTTAAGACCTGCAAAAGCTGGTGGCGTACTTAGGAAAAACAGGCACACAAGCAGCAAAAAAACGGACAAAAAACAC
Above is a genomic segment from Fischerella sp. JS2 containing:
- a CDS encoding sensor histidine kinase, whose amino-acid sequence is MSPVSLKKILHKQELWSFVQELAATLNIAIAVEEIDGRNLISIGKPTSDNRYPVKVSGKVIGWVVGGEQATLLATLLSFLAKQEAEKKELAKELLERYQEIDLFEDISTQITASLDVRQIAQLVLQEISQLIESSAGIILLLSPNAMAFESIAEFGLFFAHGYPELGKGIIGNIVQSNRAELINDVQADPRLQGQENFRALICVPLRTKERVLGAIAIGTQKTDAYTTEHLKLVSIFASQTAIAIEKALLYEQSCQAAAEAKAQTEKLQQALQDLQLAQTQLIQSEKMSSLGQLIAGVAHEINNPVNFICGNLKYVAEYAKDLLQLLQDYQKFLPVAPAELQSELDSIDVEFLMQDLPKLLDSMKLGTDRIVEIVQSLKNFSRHDEAQMKAVNIHDGINGTLMILRHRLKASAYHPEITVVKEYGKLPLVECYPGQLNQVFMNILANAIDALEEKVGCRTWSGDNSEQSTLPTIYIRTEILDDQWISIRIADNGPGMTEDVIQRIYDPFFTTKEIGKGTGLGMAISHQIVVDRHRGILQCRSQPGQGTEFWIQIPVNCSLEHISDRQSLIIANSNKAIASQPHTIDADGFIPSTSPKLQPTDLLIRHIQLIQRLSQQNPDIGDSSSNQIYQMFQRNPISLKLYTTLLSQFYCPNPVYPSHKGN
- a CDS encoding diflavin flavoprotein, which gives rise to MVALTENAQHKRLTIQTVEIAPNTTAIRSLDWDRDRFDIEFGLQNGTTYNSYLIKGDRIALVDTSHTKFRHLYLETLKKLVNPKAIDYIIVSHTEPDHSGLVEDVLQLAPRATVLASKVALQFLENLVHDPFSKRIVKSGDRVDLGQGHEIEFVSAPNLHWPDTIFSYDRKTQTLFTCDAFGMHYCSDDTFDVNLEAIEPDFRFYYDCLMGPNARSLLNAMKKMNELGNIKIIANGHGPLLYHHLGILKECYQGWSQRQAKTETIVGMFYVSDYGYGDRIAQAISQGVQKTGVGVEIMDLTTAEIQEIQELAGRSSGIIVGMPPTANAAAQAAISALLGVVKDKQVIGFFECYGGDDEPIDPLRRRFIDFGVKEAFPAIRIKETPSPVTYQLCEEAGTDLGQMLVRERNIKQIKSIDVNLEKALGRISSGLYIITANKNGVQGAMLASWVAQASLQPLGFTVSVAKDRAIDSLLQVGDKFVLNVLEEGNYQELKKHFLKRLLPGADRFAGVRTQTAKNGSLILTDALAYMECEVKSSMECSDHWLLYCTVTDGRVSKPDGLTAVRHRKVGNYY
- a CDS encoding thylakoid membrane photosystem I accumulation factor, which codes for MKGIKLQFLPIFFLNWQCFLSVFLLLVCLFFLSTPPAFAGLKDDKYDGNVFVVYAGNGSLVPPRATLATALKEHKPALLVFYVDDSSDCKEYAIVVSRLQAFYGIATEIIPVNVDTILPTQTYNSTEPGYYYSGSVPQIALFDQSGKLVLNKTGQVPYEEVDARLREVFDLLPSSKSLELKRRSFNELNSELTQ